The Campylobacter concisus sequence ATGAGCGCCTTTTAAATCTTAGTAAAAGCGTAGATTTTATAGATACGATTTTTCAAGAAATTTCACTTGAAAATGTGCAAATAGGCGATGATTTTAAACTAAAAATTCTATTTTTAGATGATATATTTTTTGTTGATAGCCCTTATTTAAATGTGGATATTAAATTCCAAAACGAACAGCAAGACGGAATAGATCTTTTTAGCGTTAGAAATTTAAGCTTTAAGGATTTTAACGTCAGCATTAGCGGCGAAGGGAGTGCAGATTTTGATAAAAATGACTATAAATTTGAAGGAAATTTTACCTCTCATGAGCTGCACGGTAAGCTAAATTTTGCTCTAAAAGATACATTTTTAACTTACAAAGCTTATGATGTCGAGGCTGGAAGTATCAAAAACTTCATTGACGAGCTTGACAGACGCATAGAGCTAAATAGTGAAGTTAAAAACTGGATATATGGATACATCGTTGCTGATGATTACGAGTTAAAAGAGATAAACGGCAAGGTGGATCTAGCCAAAAATGACTTTTATCTAAATGATCTAAATGCCACCGCAAATACTAAAAATTTGCTCGTTAAATTTGAAAAAGGCTTGCCAGCCGTAAATGTAGGCGAGGCAAATATCACACTTAAAAACTCAAAGCTTAAATTTGATCTTATTTCGCCTATTTACAAGGGCAAAAAACTTGATGGCTCAAGCGTTGCGATAAACAATATCTTTGATGAGAAAAGCGCAAATTTAGAGCTACTTATAAAGACAAAATCGATCTATGATGAAGCTATAAATGAGATATTAAAAGCCTATAAGATCATCGTGCCAGTAAGGCAGCTTAGCGGAAAAATGGATGCTAGCTTAAAAATTTTAATAAAACTAGACGAGAAAAGCTTAGAAAATTTTGATGAAAAAAGCGTCATTGCAAATGGAGAATTTAAGCTAAGTGATGCGGTTTTAGAGATTGCTGGAAGTAAATTTAATACCAAAAATGCTCTCGTAAAGCTCATAAATACGACAAATTTAAGCATCGATGCTACTGGCTTTGGGCTTGAGTTTTTTAAAGCAAATGCTAAGGCTGATATAAATTTACAAAAAAGTACTGGCGATATAAAAGGCGTGATAGAAAGCTTTGATCTAAAAGAAAAAAATGATGAAATTTTAGCCTTTAAAAATGAGCCATTTAGCGCATTTTTGGACTTTGGCAAGGCTGATGAAACTTTGCTTAAGATAGAGCCATTTGGGCTTGATATGAGCTTTAGCAGTGAAAGTAAAATATCAACAAAAAATAGTAAATTTTTCATAGAGAGCTCGCCTGTTTTAAAGCAAAACGGCGTGCATGGTTTTGATGAACTTAGTATAAAAAGCAAGGATTTTACTGATCTTGAAATTTTTGCCAAAGAGGCAAACTTTGATTTGCCGTTTTTAGATAAAAATGGCTCAAAGTATGAAAACGATGATCTTAAAATTTTAGTCTCAAAAGCTGGTGTGAAGGTAGATAGTGCAAGTAAAAAGCTAGACCTAGACATAAAAGAAAAAGCCATAAACGTAAAAACTCAAGATCTAAATTTGCTAGTGCTTGACGATAACAAAACCAGCGAGCAAAGCACGCCGCTTGAGCTTTTAGCAAAAAATGGCGATATCATTTTAAGGGATCTAAACAAGACCTTGCCATTTGCTAGCTTTAGCGCCGAGAAAAAGGGCAAAAGCACCTCGCTAAATGGGCTAGCAAAACAAGGAAGAGTTGGCTATTTTAACGATGAAAAGAGTATAAATTTAGACGCAACCGACATAAGCGGAGAATTTATCAACGACCTTTTTGGCATCAAGAGTTTTGAGGGTGGTAAATTTCGCCTGAAACTACTTGGAGAAAACTCTAAGAATTTCAAGGCAGAGGTGAGATTTTTTGATACTTTTTTAAAGGATTATATCTTTTATCAAAGACTGCTTAGCTTTTTAAACTCGGTTCCATCGCTTCTTAGCTTTAAAACGCCTGACTTTAATGACAAGGGCTTTACCGTTAAAAATGGTAAAATTTTACTCACTAGAAATGGCGATATGATCGAGTTTTTAGCGATTGAAATGATAGGCACAAGTGCTGATATCGGCGGGCGTGGCACGATCGATCTAAAGAGTAAAAAGATAAATATCGACCTTGAGCTAAAGCTACTAAAAGACGCTAGCAGTATCATTGATAAAATTCCACTGGTAAATCAAATAATCCTTGGCAAGGACCGCTCGCTCTCAACCGTCATCGCCATACGTGGCACTACCGATAAGCCTGAATACTCGACACAGATCTTGCAAGACGCCTTGCTTTCGCCACTAAAGATAATAAGAAACGTGATTCAGGCTCCGTTTTTGATATTTGAGTAGTTTAAATCTACAACGCACGAAAGTTATAGAAAAATTATTGGCTGCTTCTAAAGCCAAGAGTGGCGCTCATTTTTGATTAACTATACTAACCTCGGTTCGTAAAGCGCGTAATGCTTAAATTTTACTAGTCAAAAGACATCAAAAGCTAAAGATCAAGGCTTTGATAGCTCTATTTTTTGATACTACAACTATTAAAATATTTTGATAAAAAACATAAAATTTTACATATAAAAATATGTAAAATTTACTTCATCTCAAGGCGCATGAGATACATCTCCTCGCCGTCAGTCACCTTTAAATTTTGGCTCTTACACTTTGGGCAAGTAAAGTCATTTTCGCTAAGCTCCCCGCCAAATCCACAATCCAAACACTCGATCACAATGCCTTGTAAATTTATCACAAGCTCAGCATTTTCGCAGATCGTGCCAGCCTTATAAACATCAAAGGCGCTCTCTAGATAGTGTGGCTCCACTCCGCTTAAACGGCCGACCTTTATCTCGATCTTGCTTATCTCTTTGGCGTTTTCTTTGGCTGCGTTTTTTTCACAAAGACTAACTAAATTTTGAACGATGCTAAGCTCGTGCATTAGCATATCCTTGGCAGTAGCTCGCCCTTTGGCGGCTCGAGAAATCTTCTTGATTTATAGGCGTTTTCGATGATAACACGCTCGTTTTTAGCTTCCAAGACCTCACCTATTATCATCGCGTTTTTATCAAATTCTCTTAAAATTTTAAGCGCGTCCTCAGCCTCGCTCTCATCGACAGCCATCACAAAAGTGCCCTCATTTGCAAGCTCATAAGGCTCAAAACCAAACAGCTCACAAACGCCCATCACTTCGTCAGCTACCTTTATATTTTCTTCAAAAACTAAGATGTCAAATTTACTAAATTTAGCCCACTCATTTAGCACCGCACTTAGTCCGCCCCTTGTCGCATCACGCATGCATTGCGGCTTTATGCCAGCACTAAATAGCTTTAAAGCGACCTCTTTTAAGCTCTTGCAGTCACTTTTTAGATCAAGTCCGAGCTCAAATTCTTCTCTTGCTGCAAGTACTACGCCGCCGTGCCTGCCAACATCTCCAGAGATTAAAATTTTAGCACCTGCTTTTAAATTTTTAAGCTCCACGCCTTCGCAAACTATCTCACCGATACCAGCCGTGTTTATGAAAATTTTATCGCATTTGCCTTTTGGCACGACCTTTGTATCACCACAAACTACGCTTACGCCACTTTCTTTACAAGTTTTTGCAAGCGAGCCAAGCACACGCTCGAGCTCCTCTATACTAAGCCCCTCTTCGATTATGAGCGAACAGCTTAGGTATTTTGCGCTTGCACCAACCATCGCAAGGTCATTTATCGTGCCGCAAGCTGCGATCTTGCCGATGTCACCGCCATTAAAAAAAATGGGAGTTACCACAAAGCTATCAGAACTAAAAGCGATTTTTCCGTTT is a genomic window containing:
- the hypA gene encoding hydrogenase maturation nickel metallochaperone HypA — encoded protein: MHELSIVQNLVSLCEKNAAKENAKEISKIEIKVGRLSGVEPHYLESAFDVYKAGTICENAELVINLQGIVIECLDCGFGGELSENDFTCPKCKSQNLKVTDGEEMYLMRLEMK
- the hypE gene encoding hydrogenase expression/formation protein HypE encodes the protein MKKIMLSHGGGGEEMNSLINETIFKIFDNEILRQSNDSAILNLNGKIAFSSDSFVVTPIFFNGGDIGKIAACGTINDLAMVGASAKYLSCSLIIEEGLSIEELERVLGSLAKTCKESGVSVVCGDTKVVPKGKCDKIFINTAGIGEIVCEGVELKNLKAGAKILISGDVGRHGGVVLAAREEFELGLDLKSDCKSLKEVALKLFSAGIKPQCMRDATRGGLSAVLNEWAKFSKFDILVFEENIKVADEVMGVCELFGFEPYELANEGTFVMAVDESEAEDALKILREFDKNAMIIGEVLEAKNERVIIENAYKSRRFLEPPKGELLPRIC
- a CDS encoding YhdP family protein, with protein sequence MEQLYIKLDKKIIARAKQIRLPNFKKESKQKSSDERLLNLSKSVDFIDTIFQEISLENVQIGDDFKLKILFLDDIFFVDSPYLNVDIKFQNEQQDGIDLFSVRNLSFKDFNVSISGEGSADFDKNDYKFEGNFTSHELHGKLNFALKDTFLTYKAYDVEAGSIKNFIDELDRRIELNSEVKNWIYGYIVADDYELKEINGKVDLAKNDFYLNDLNATANTKNLLVKFEKGLPAVNVGEANITLKNSKLKFDLISPIYKGKKLDGSSVAINNIFDEKSANLELLIKTKSIYDEAINEILKAYKIIVPVRQLSGKMDASLKILIKLDEKSLENFDEKSVIANGEFKLSDAVLEIAGSKFNTKNALVKLINTTNLSIDATGFGLEFFKANAKADINLQKSTGDIKGVIESFDLKEKNDEILAFKNEPFSAFLDFGKADETLLKIEPFGLDMSFSSESKISTKNSKFFIESSPVLKQNGVHGFDELSIKSKDFTDLEIFAKEANFDLPFLDKNGSKYENDDLKILVSKAGVKVDSASKKLDLDIKEKAINVKTQDLNLLVLDDNKTSEQSTPLELLAKNGDIILRDLNKTLPFASFSAEKKGKSTSLNGLAKQGRVGYFNDEKSINLDATDISGEFINDLFGIKSFEGGKFRLKLLGENSKNFKAEVRFFDTFLKDYIFYQRLLSFLNSVPSLLSFKTPDFNDKGFTVKNGKILLTRNGDMIEFLAIEMIGTSADIGGRGTIDLKSKKINIDLELKLLKDASSIIDKIPLVNQIILGKDRSLSTVIAIRGTTDKPEYSTQILQDALLSPLKIIRNVIQAPFLIFE